The nucleotide sequence ATGCAGCCAAATAAACCACCATCTCCCTTGAAGCAGACAGTGCATTTATGTTACCATGCTCGACCTAACTCGACGTTACGTTACTTTTTAAAGTTGTGATGAACTTGTGATGATCTTCTGTATCTCATGAAACTCCAACTGTAGATCCTCATTAAGTTTCACATGGTTGTTCCACGATGTTCAGACAAGTGGCTTGAATGTCTTTGGTTCGTGGCTGAGGAGAGCCTTAACTTGGGCAACCTTTTTGGTTCACGTTCTTATGGCTCAAACAGTAAACCAGCAGAGGACTAGTTTCAGAGGCGAGCAATCGATCTTGAGGGAGTGGGGACCGCAAGTTAAGACCGAAGAGAGTAATCAGGATGCTTGTGGCTTTGTCATTCTGCAGCACTATCACTCTGTTGGATGCATGCCGCTAGGACTGTACGGATCTGGATCTTGTGCTTCGCAGGACAGCTAGTCTTAGGCAATGCCAGCATCAGACACTCCAGAGATccaacgtgtgtgtgtgtgtgtgtgtgtctctggGCTCTGGCGGCGAGGCACTCGGAAGCTTGCATGGTTGTCTTAGTACTTGCTTATACCATACGTGTGCATACACTTGCATAGGAACATATAAGATGAAGTAAACACGGGAATTACTCTTGCTCTCGTGTTAACTACTCTGTGTCACTCAGATGCATATCCTGTTTGTTGTTTCTTGGAGGGTTTGATTTCCCAGACAacatctttcttcctcttctttcaacCGAATGAAACCCGTCAAATCTTTAGGTGTTGCTGCACCGGACATGCATGAAACAAAAGAAGAACCCCAGCTTGGCCTTCCTCCTGTCTGTCCCTTTGCACTTACGTACCTATCTTCTTGTGACTACTCAAAATTTCCTAACTAACCATGTCCTTTCTATGTCTTAATTCCAATTGGACATTGCCTGCCAACCGTAGCTACCAAATGCATCAGTCAATCCCTCAATCGGCAGAACAAATCGCAGAGGTTTGAAGTTACATAACCTCGAAACAAATGCAGCATCTTATCAATACCTGAAGCAGCTAACTAAGTAAGAAGCGTTGAAGTTATCTGACTCCAAAGCAAATGCAGCATCTCCAAGAGGTAAACGCACCGCTTGTGTTAGAGGAGGTCCAAGTTCTACCATTCAAGATGAGGTAGTAGCCAGTCTTGATGATTCATTTGAATCCTGCTGATATTCCTGACGACTTCCTTCGACTGGAGGCTCCATAGAAGCTTGCGTCTAATGTTGGTAAGTGCAACATCCAGACTACAAAGTTGCAAGTAGATTAATTTCATCACACAGGTTCGTTCTTCTTCAAGTTAACCTTATGGGCCTACGGTGGCATCTTCGCAGGGGTTGCTTGTCATCGAAGGATCTCTCTCAAAAGGCTGTGGACCCTGAGCAGAGAAAGGCAGTCGGTACATGTGGAGACGAAAAGGAGAGCAGAACCGCATTGAACGACAAGGAAGTGGCTCGGTGGGCTACGAGGCATGTTGGCCAACCTCACACACCACAGGCTAGCTGTCTTCTCCGTTCCcaaacaaataaaacaaaaagacAATGTCAAAGTGGAGTAACACGTGAAGACAGCTTTCGCTTGGACAAACATATGCGTCTCGGAGATGATGCTACACACATCTCTTTCGTTGCAAGCAGCCATATGATGCAACTGTCAGTTCATTCTCGCTAAAACTATATTCCTCTTAGATATACAGTACGCTCATGTGACACACAAAGTTCCAAGCTGCTCGTTTCATCCATATGTCTTGCCAGTATGGATGAATGAGAAGGCTCAGGTAATTCACCTATTCAGTAGTGTTTCTCGGCTGCTTGTCCTTTAGGACCGATTAGTCCAATCGTGTATACAGCAACCTTCTAGCTCAGGTCGATGCTCGGAGATGTCACTCTGCTGTCATCTCGAGATCCTACCTTCCCGGTAATGATATTTGCAGCAATGCTGTATCGGGACAACGTGTTTTGTCCATATATGGGCCACCCCTTTTATCTCACTTACAACATAGCAGTTCAAGTGTGTGAAAACCCAACCTCGAGGACTCAAGCTGCACTTCCACCCAACACCTAGCTTGCATACAGCACAGGTGAGTGGCACATACACCTGAACTTGTCCTGCCTAAAACCACTACTTGGAAGGGCCTCCGGTGGAATCGATAGGATACAGAGGTCAATGCTGAAATGAGGTATTTAGGCCCAGGCCTAGTATCCAGAATGGGCCTGTATCTTCTTCAACTCCATGAAAAATGAGTTGCAAACATATAGAAACAGCATCACATACGATGACAAGAGCAGGATCATCGGTGCAGAACCCTACGCATTCTGGAACTCGATATCTTATATACTACACAAGATTTGTCGACCTTTCGATCCAAGAAACTTATCCGCAAGTGCAGAACTATCTTCAGAAACATTAACTCGGATGTGAGATAATTGGAGCATCACATTGACTCGGAATCCTCCTTGATTACCACTCTTAAATGACTCCAACTGCAATGATAACAAGAGCTTGGAGCACCCTTGTTGTGCGCGCGACATCCAATATTGTGGGAGTGGGTAACAGCAGTTAATTTTGTGTTGGTGGACATTGGATTTAATCCGTGGAAAACTCTTCCGTAGAGGTACATCGAAGAATTCATGACTCGTTGATCTAGATGGTTGTCAGATGCGGATGAATCTCGGCGCCATCACGGTCTAGGAAGCATGATTAGTGGTGGTGCGACCTGGCTTTGACGCAGTGATAATTATATAGCAACTTATGAGTTGAACCTCGAATTGCAGGGGAATGGATTTGGGGCATTGCAGCTCCGCCTTGTGGTAGACGGCGACTTTTTCGCACGAACCAAAGACTCTGCATGGCCGTGCAACTGGCGCCCGGTCTGTACTGGACGAGGCAGCTGCTGCCTCGTAGTACTGGTTCCGTGTGCCCGGCTCGCCatatacatctctctctctctctctctctctctctctctctctgtgtgatgGTCCCGTATGTTACCAGGTTAAAGTAGTAACGCTCAATGACACGGTGCAAAGCCGGACCAAACGAAAATAATTCCAGAAGAGAGAGCGGGAATACCCACTCGATCTTTCTCCTTATCGTAGTTTCATCACCATATCCACCGTAGACCGTCCCGTTCAGTCCAATCGCCTCTCGCAAACTCTTAGCCCCCGCCTTTCTTCCATGACCCCACAACCTCCTCCCTGACTTGGTGAATGCCCGTTCCAGCACCGTGTACACACACATGGATGTATCTCTAACGTTCCTATCGGACGACTCTAACCATCCCCGGCACTGCCAGTCTACACCTCGTACATGAGACGGCTATGCGCCTTCCATATCATTTCGGATACTCCACCCCTGTGTCTGCCCTACTAGTGGGGACCACACTCAAGAATTCATTTATGAGActggccgctccctcgcgcatccACCGTACTGTCGTTCCCGCGGTTGCCTCCCTCCCTCTTGTGGTTTTCTGGATCCGTCTCTTCTCGTCCTCCTATATATACCCACCTACTCCCCCGATCCTTGTTCCCTCTCGCCCTCTGTTTAGACCGTCGACGATGGCGACGTCCTTCTTCCTCTGGCCCTCCGACCAGCACAAAGCCGACGACGGAGGAGGAGGAACCACCGCAGAGGCAAAAGTGGAAGCCCCCACGGGCAACGTAAAGGATCGCAAGGGATGCGGAGCCAAGGCGGTCTGGCCAAAGCGCCCGCCGCAGAGGGGCCTTGGTGTTGCTCAGCTCGAGCGGCTCCGCCTCCAGGAGCGCTGGAACAAGTTGACCGCGCTCGACCGCGGTCCATTCCGCGACGACGCCCATCTCCTCCAGCCCCACCCCCTCCCCGGGTCCAAAAGCTACGGCAATCTCGTTCACCATCAACTCACCCCTCTGGCCGCGGCTGCCGTATACGGCGCTCCCATCGCCCTCTCCGGAAGCCACCCCACCGACGACTACCTTCCAAGTTACTGTTCGATCGTCCAGGCACCCTTGACGTTTGGCggaactgctgctgctgctgcctccgcCATCCAAGCTGTGCACAGGGATCGATGTCTTCAAGCCAGATTCCGGGTCGGGAGTCCGTCTCTAGAGGTCCCTTCATGCCAAAATCCTCAGTGCGAGTTTTGCGCCCGAGTAAGCCCCTCATTCCGTCTTCCCAAACCCCACCACGTCCGGTTCCCATCTTTCTTTAGCTTCTCATCCACTTATCTTTGATGAAACTTGATCCATTAGAAGGAACGCCGTTTCGGCAACGATCTAGGGGACGATGTGGCCAATGGCGCGGATTACTTAGACATGGATCTCTCTGCTGGCATGGCCGTCGATTTGGTGATTCCCACTCCCTTCGATTCCATCGCTCCGTCACGGTCGCACCCCACTCCTCTCCTTCCTGTTGATTCGGTGCTTTCTCTTTGGAATGCAGAACCGTGGCTGCACCCAGTGGAAGGCTAAATTGACCAACGACAGGGAGCTGACGATCAAGGAGTTCGACTTCTTTCCGCCGAACAGCCGCAGCGCATCCAACGATGGCAGTTCCTCCAAGCTTGTCAATAGGGAGGCTTGTGACGCCATCTCAACCTCCTCCGCTGCGGCCTCCTCGACTTGTCCCGATCTCTCGCTCAAGCTATCCCTCTGAGACGAGAAAAAACACAAGCGTCGACAAAGCGCCAAAGCCCTCTGAGTATGTCTCCAATTATTGATGTCTTTTTAAGTGTTTGGGGAACCTTTATATTAGTCACGTATGTGTAGATTTCAGCGTTCCTCGTCTTAATCCCGTATCATATGGAATTAAAAGCACATGTGGATATGGTAAAGTGACACGCTTAAGAGTTGACCACCTGGCAACGTTTATTACTCGGAACCGGAGGCATATACTGCACGTTTCCTGAATCGCTGATGTCTTTTTGCTCTGATCCTGATCTTGCCTAAAGGGAGGCATTTTAGGGGTTGGAAGTACGTACGAGCAGCAATTGGTTTACATATACCATAATGCAATGGGAGGGCCATTAAGAAAGCTCAGGACCACATACAGACATGCTGTCGTtcgagagagcgagcgagagtGATGTTGCAACAGTGCAGCAGAATACGGAGGGCGCATGAGCAGCGACCTGGGAATAGTTGCTAATGCCGCTTCCCTTTGTTGGTGTGTTCCATTGGGATAGGCGAACTGAACTTTGATCTCTCTTCGGAACAGAAGAAAAGCTGTGAGACTTTGAATACCAAGGTTTAATCCTCTGATGCAAATGGAGGCGACAAATCCCTAAAACACCGCTTCTTCTGGTCTCGCTCTGTCGAGCTGGGCCACGCGGGGCACCGATGCGCTACGAGCTGAACGCCTGGGCTGGGCTAGCCGACGAGACGCGGTCCGGCCGCGACACTGTCTCGCACACATTTAGCAGGCGTTTTATTCCACAGCCATTTGCAGGCTCACATTCTTTTGTGGCTGTGCCATTTATGAGCTTCGTTAGTAATCAGTAAAATCTAAGGGATTTGTATCTGACCACGGCTTTCGGTGATAAGCCCTGTGCTGCTGAGACTGCCTTTGCATACATAATatatacagaagaagaagaaggaaaaaaacggAGTTGTAAGGTTCTGCCGAGATGACTGACATCCAATAGTTGGAATGCTACGTTCTGCAAAAGCACtagagtcgtcgtcgtcgtcgtcgtccatcTTCCAAGCAGGCCACGCTCTGAGTCCCACTAACATCATCACAGAATATAAATAGACCAAAAGTAAAGATCCCAAAACGAAATGGGGGCAGGCTGCTGCTGCATGTGTCCCCATCCCTGAAGGCGGCATTTGAACGGCATCCAGTGAGGTGGTCGGGCTTGGGGTCTGCACAAGTAATTTGTTTGAATCTCTTACCAAAATAAATATGATGACCATCGAAGAGCATAACAAAAGAAGggaatagaaaaaaaatactccaattttatattaaatataataatttataatatttcaaatcTCTCCACCTCTTTTCATTCTATAGCATCTCTTTTtatcaatcatatatatatatatatatatatatatatatatatatatatataatattacatGAGTCTAAATTAAATTTAAGATGatatctcatcatcaagtttAATTTAATACTCGATTATTCCGTACcactgttaaattttatttttattttattttatttttttaatgaaaagaaGGGGTACAGTGGGGCTGATGgcagtatatatgtatattatttttattataataaaaattcataagaacatACGGTACATATTCCTTTGCTCCTAATCTAAAATATCATTTCTTCGGCTTACATTCTGCAACATCGTGGGGTTCAGACAAATGCTCCATCATCCCTATTCCCTCACTGGACGGTGTAATCATCATCTCTATCTGAAGATTCCTCCGAATGTGGGGTGCCAGAAGTCTGCTGTGGTCTCGCTTGCCACCGGGTGCGTGCTTGCGACGGGAACCAAACACAGTCCCCGGCTTCTTAGATCTTGATTCGGTTCACTGCAATCCTTCGACTTGTCGGACATCTTCAAGTATGGACTGCTTAGAACCTGCAGTTCAGACGGGGTTAGCGGTGCAAGAATTTTTCTGTGACGAGAAACATAACAATAGCTGGACGAAAACATGGATGAAGAAGCTTACACCAACTTGATCCTGCAAGAACTTAATGTATTCGATGGCTTCTTGGAGAACCGATGCAGTGTCAGTCTGAAAATATAACAGCAAATAGTTCGTTTGCTAGCGTAGTTAACAATGCTCTTCGAGACAAAGACAAATAAAACAAACAGCACTGACCTTTCCAAAAGGCGAAACTATCTGCTGGAGAGCAGTGATTCTGTCCCCTAATTTTTCTTTCCTCACCTGCAAACATGTAATGCGAACTCTAACATTACATGAAAAGTGACGGGCAACAGAAGCAAAAGACCAAATATCAGCGATCCAAAATCTCGACTGGTCTAACCGTACCTTAAAGGTTGGTTGTGGCGAAGGTGTCTCGGTCCGGAGCTTTTTAGTTGCCGCCGGCTCGCTTCCGGTTTTCATGGTCGAGGAAGAACACGAATCATGAATTCCTTCCGGATTCATCTGCACAGTCAAGCGTCCCAAACGACACTCATGTTCCAAAACTTCAATGGTCAGAATGAAGATACACGAATCGATGATGGGTACCTTAGCTGTGAGATTACGGTAGATAGTTCTGGGCTGCAAGTCAAATTGCGAAGTCGCCGGAGAACACAAGGCCGACCTTATCTCACCAACTGAGGTAGCCGCAGATGCATTCCAAAAGAGAGTGTTGTTGGTGAACTGCAGCTGGTTATTCGACTGCTGCTTTGGATGAGAGGATTTAAGGAACTGATGAGAGAATTTAGCCCATGAAGGTTGCCACAGCTCGTTCGAGCTTCCCTGATAGGAGGTCGTCGGAGACTGGTAGCCATTCATCAGTCGATTGCCATACATGAACTGATAGCTGCCAACACCAGCATCGCTGGACTCGTGACCTGAGCTGAAATGGTGTTGTTCTACCAAGAGATTCTGGTTCATGTCGCTAGACGGATTCGCGGTCCAACTTTCAGCGCCGGTACGAGTTTGATTTGAAACAGCCGGCGTGTCCTGCCTGATATAAGGTCTTGAGCCGAGATCCTCTTGGAGCATAGCATGAAGGCTGCTGCTCTCAGGTCTTCCACCATACCTATTTCATTAAGTTTCGGATGGCTCAAACCTGTGATCTCTGACTACACGAAAATTCTAAGATTTAAGCAAGCATGCACCAGAGACATACGATAACGCTCGAGTCCAGTTCATGGAGGAAGAGACGAGGCCGAAGCTTGGGATGGCCGAATCGATCAACAAAGGGCGAATATCCGAGTGTTGGAACATATGATTACTTTCTCGAAAAGCGATGGAGCTACCGCCGGCCGATCCTGCGGTGTCATCGCCCGACGCAGCGCTCAAACAGAAGGCTCTTCCTCCGATCATATCAGCCATTGCAGTCGAGCATGACATGGAGGTTGGCGCATCAAAGCTGCCGCTTCCTTCAGGGTTCCACCAGCTCCCTCCACTGCATATCCCGGTCTCGAGATCTTCTGCCATCGCTCAcgacccctccccccctctctctcgtGTGCTCTTGTTCTTCTATTGACTTTGGTATGGCTTCTTAAGGTTTGGGTTGAAtggaaagaacaaaaaaacaaggaCTCGAGGGTATCCTATATCTTACAAGCACTGTTGGGCTGTGGAATTCATCCACCTTTGACCTACAAGGGGAGGATGGAGAGCTGAGAGGAATTGGTAAGCTTCTCCAAGTTAAGATGTCTGTCGTTTTGGGACTTGGGACTAGTATCTTACGAAAACACTCACCGGGGTAGCCAAAGGTCATTGTGTGAATAACGCTACTCCAGTTGTTCATCATCTACTGTGAAAAGGATGACAATCTCGTGAAGATATGTAATCTAAATCCAAAATAAAAGCACCATTAGAGGAATTACTAAGATTAAATGCTAAGGAAGTGAGATATTGTACTTGAGGCAGAGGTAGCACAACGATAGGGGCAATGAGTTTTCTGTGCTGTAGAGTGGTGAATCAAGTTGACAATATTTTAATGGAAGTCCACGCTGCTTTCAAAGGTTTATAGAGATGTAGGGATGCCAACAACAGACTGCATACTCGAGTCTTTCGGTAGGATAGAACCAACACACTTGT is from Musa acuminata AAA Group cultivar baxijiao chromosome BXJ1-6, Cavendish_Baxijiao_AAA, whole genome shotgun sequence and encodes:
- the LOC135677789 gene encoding uncharacterized protein LOC135677789, with the protein product MRLPYHFGYSTPVSALLVGTTLKNSFMRLAAPSRIHRTVVPAVASLPLVVFWIRLFSSSYIYPPTPPILVPSRPLFRPSTMATSFFLWPSDQHKADDGGGGTTAEAKVEAPTGNVKDRKGCGAKAVWPKRPPQRGLGVAQLERLRLQERWNKLTALDRGPFRDDAHLLQPHPLPGSKSYGNLVHHQLTPLAAAAVYGAPIALSGSHPTDDYLPSYCSIVQAPLTFGGTAAAAASAIQAVHRDRCLQARFRVGSPSLEVPSCQNPQCEFCARKERRFGNDLGDDVANGADYLDMDLSAGMAVDLNRGCTQWKAKLTNDRELTIKEFDFFPPNSRSASNDGSSSKLVNREACDAISTSSAAASSTCPDLSLKLSL
- the LOC135677790 gene encoding transcription factor bHLH112-like, whose amino-acid sequence is MAEDLETGICSGGSWWNPEGSGSFDAPTSMSCSTAMADMIGGRAFCLSAASGDDTAGSAGGSSIAFRESNHMFQHSDIRPLLIDSAIPSFGLVSSSMNWTRALSYGGRPESSSLHAMLQEDLGSRPYIRQDTPAVSNQTRTGAESWTANPSSDMNQNLLVEQHHFSSGHESSDAGVGSYQFMYGNRLMNGYQSPTTSYQGSSNELWQPSWAKFSHQFLKSSHPKQQSNNQLQFTNNTLFWNASAATSVGEIRSALCSPATSQFDLQPRTIYRNLTAKMNPEGIHDSCSSSTMKTGSEPAATKKLRTETPSPQPTFKVRKEKLGDRITALQQIVSPFGKTDTASVLQEAIEYIKFLQDQVGVLSSPYLKMSDKSKDCSEPNQDLRSRGLCLVPVASTHPVASETTADFWHPTFGGIFR